In the Phenylobacterium soli genome, CCGACAGGGTCCAGCGAAGGTTCGCCCAAGGGTCAGGCCGAGCTGCTGTGCGATCGCAACCGGTCCCGAAGCTCGCGGCCGCGCTCGGCCTCCTCACACCGGCAGTCCAGGAAGCCATGCACCGGGCAGGTCAGGCAGATCTCCTCCAGCCGGCGACGAAGGGCCTGGCGGCCGCGGTGCAGCCGCACGTTGATGGTGTTGAGCGTCAGTCCCAGGCTCGCGGCGACGCGGTCCCTGGGCTCGTCGAGCAGGTCGATGCGCCAGATCACCTCCGCGTAGGCGGGCTTCAATGTCGGCAGGAGCCGGTAAAGGCAGGCGCAGACCTGGCTGTCGAGCTCCTCATCGGGCTCGACGAGAAGTTGTTCCAGGTCGGCCGGGTCCATCGCCGTCTCCCGCCCGCCGCGGCGGGCCGTCCGGCGCTGGTGGTCGGCCAGGGTGCTGGCGAGGATGCGGCTGAGCCATCCCCGCACGGAACGGATCTCCCGCAAGTCGTCGGACCGATCGAGGGCGCGGGCGACGAAGGTCTGCAGTACGTCCTCGGCGTCCTGTCGGTTGCGGAGCCGCCGCTGCAGGAACCAGAGCATGTCCCGATGACACTCGACGAGCACGCGGCGCACCGCGGCGTCGGCAGGCTTCACCGCCGAGTCCCCATCCTTGGGCGGGGGCGGGCCGCCCGCCGGGGGCGTCGCGCCGCCGCGTTTGGGCCGGCTCATCGATGTGACCGTCCGCGCGGCGCTGTCACGGGGGCCGGTTCGTCAAGATTTCGCCGCGGCGGAGCCCCGCACCTGGGCGGCCGCCCCGGTGCGGTCCGACGGCCTTGGCCGGATCAGTTCGCCGACACCCAGGCTCGCGTCGGTCTTGGCGATCGAAGCGGCGGCGTCGACGCGCCCCGACAAGGCCCGGACGGCGTCGAGGGTCTCGGGAATGACGATGGCCTGGTTGTCGACCATATAGGCGTAGAACAGCTCATCGCCCTGCACCTTCAGCATGTCGGTCCAAAGGGCCACCTCGTAGAGGTTGTCGTGCGGCCGGCCGAGATCGGCCATCATCTCCTTCACCGTGTTGAGCGCCACGAGCCCATCGCTCGTCTGGATCGGCGCGATCCGCGACGAGGCCAGGAAGGCGGCGATCACCTCGTCCTTTGACGCGGCGCGGGTCATCTGCACCGACCAGTAGTGCAGGTGGGCGATCGTCTCCGGGACCTTGACCGCCATGGTGACCACGTCCAGCGCCGGATCGACGCTCTGCGCATCGGGGCCTTGGTGGCTCGGGATCTCCGGTTCGGGCACCAGGGTGTTCATGATGCCGCTGTGATCGCTCTCCCAGGGATCGGTCGCGCGGCGGAGCAAGGTTCCGCGGGCCCGGCGCAGCAGTCCCGCCCGCTTCAGGGCCGTCAAGGTGCGCACGATCGAGGTGGTGTTGCAGGAGACCACCCGGGTCGCCGGCCGCCCCACGGCGCCCGCGTAGCTGGACTCGGCGACAAAGGAATGGCCGGTCACCGCATGCTTTTCGCCACCCTGGACGATGAACGGCTTGCCCGTCCGCCGATAGAGTTCGGCGTTGGCGGCGCCGACATGCTTGGGCGTGCAGTCGACGACGACGTCGGCCGCGCCGACCAGGGCGTCGAGGCCGCCCGCCACCGGCAGGCCGGCCCGGTCCATGGCCTCGGCCGCCTCGGCGGTCGCCCCATAAAGGGCGACGCCCTTTCGGATCGCGGCGTGCAGCCGCCAGTCGGTGGCGACGTCCGCCACCCCGACCAGGGTCATGTCGTCCTGCAAGGCGACGCCGGCGGCCACGCGCTTGCCGATGACGCCATAGCCGACGACGGCGACGCGGATGTTGTCAGCCTGAGGCATGGATCTGTTCCGTTGAGGCCCTTGGGCGCGCCGGTCGAGCGGGATCAGCGACCGCGACATCGGATGCGGACGCACGCGATGCCGGCTGGCGTTCGTCGTCGACCATGTAGTCCCGGCTTAAGGGCAGCGCTCGGATATCCCGAGCGAGCTGGATCTGGAACACCATCAGGCCCCCGACCCGGAAGGCGGCTTCGCAGACGGCGAGATAGTATTCCCACATCCGGCAGAACCGCTCGTCGTAGAGCGCCGCCGCCTTCGCGCGGCTCGCCTGAAACCGCTCGGACCAGCGCTGCAGCGTCTCGGCGTAGTGCAGGCGCAGGATCTCCACGTCGGCGACCCAGAGCCCGGACTTTTCGACCGCGGCGAAGACTTCCGACAGCGAGGGGCAGTAGCCGCCCGGGAAGACGTACTTGTCGATCCAGGGATCGGCTGCGGCCGGCGGCTCCTTGCGACCGATGGCGTGGATCACAGCGACGCCGTCGGGCGCAAGCAGTCGGCTCACCGTGTCGAAGAATTCTATAAAGTGTGGGGCGCCGACATGCTCGAACATGCCGACGGAGACGATGCGGTCGTAGGAGTCCGCCTCCTGCCGATAGTCCCGCAGATGGAAGCGGACGCGATCCTGCAGCCCTTCCTCAGCCGCACGCGCCTGGGCCACTTTCAGCTGTTCCTGCGAAAGGGTCACCCCGTCGACTTCGACGCCGTGGCGCCGGGCGAGCTCAAGGGCCAGCCCGCCCCAGCCCGAGCCGATGTCGAGCACGCGCGCGCCGGGGCGGAGCCGCAGCTTGGCGGCGAGGTGGCGCTTCTTCTTGGCCTGAGCCTGCTCCAACGACTCGTCGCCGTCCGGGAAGTAGGCGCAGGAGTATTGCAGGTCCTCGTCCAGGAATGTCCGGTAGAGCGCTTCGGAAAGATCGTAGTGGTGGGCGACGTTGGCTCGCGCCCGGGCGATGGAATTGAGCCTTGTGATCCGCCTGATCGGTGCGGCGAGGTCGCGCACGGCCTGGGCGTCCTTGGCCACCTCTCCGCCGGCGGCGACCGCTATCAGGAGGAAGTCGCGTAGCGTGCCCTCTTCGATGATGAGGCCCTCGTCCATGTAGGCCTCGCCGACGCGCAGGCTCGGATTGGCCAAGAGCCGCGCCGGCTCGCGCGGGTCGGCGATGCGCACGGTGGCGAAAGGGGCCTCGCCCGTGCCGAAGGCGTGCCGCTCGTCCCAGGGATCGATGACGACCAGAGATCCATAATGGATGGTTCGCCGCAGCAGCGCGGCGAGGAGCCCGAAGGCCGTCCGGCTCGGCAGGACCACGCCGAGCGCTTCCTTCACGTCCTGCATCATGATCGTGCCTTTCAGATGCGCATGGGCGGCTGGGCGCCGGGTCATCCGAATGGACGTCCAAGCCCGGGCTCCATTACAGACGCGCCGAGGCTTTCGAAGGCGCCCGGCTGGGCACGGCGCTAGACAGTCGCGGCGCAGCCAGCGCGCCCACCAGCGCCGCCGTCAGGGCCACCGCCGCGGCGATCAGGAAGGGATCGGCCAGCCTGGAGCCGAGCAGGACGCCGCCCGTCGCCGAGCCCAGGGCCTGGCCCAGGCTTGCGAGCGCCGTCTGGTCGCCGAGACCGGAGCCTTGGCGGCGACCCGAGACGATCGACTGCCAGTAGGCCAGAACCGGGCTGGTCGCCCCCGCGCTGGCCGCGAGCAGCCCGACGACCGCCAAGGCGGGAGCGAAGCCGCTGACGCGGGGGGCCAGGACCAGAGCGATCGCGATCAGAAGGAAACCGGGGCCGAGCAGCTTCGATGTCCGTTCCGCTCTTGTGAGCGGCGAAAACACCGCCGCCTGGGCCCCGAACATAACCAGGCTGCAGACTGAGAACATCACCGCGAGCTCGCGGGCGTTCGCCTCGGTCGAACGCGCCGCGAGGCCCACTTCGAATGTGCCGACCGCGAAGGCGACTGCGAAGCTCAGCCCCAGCAGAACGACGGCCGAGCTCGCGCTGGCGGAGCGGCCGAGCTGAGTGGCGCCGGCCGGGGCGCTGGGCGCGGTGCTGATGCGGGCGAGCAGGGCGGCCGCGCCCAGGGCCAGCGCGCCCGTGGCGACGAGGGGCGCCGCCAGCGGCGACGTGATCTTGCCCGCGGCCGCTACGGCGGCGCTGAATATCGGACCCAGGACGAAGCCGGCGATGGCCGCCATGTTGAGCCGTGCGAGACGATGTGCGCGCCATTGGTCGGTGGGCGCAAGGTCGGCGACGTAGGCGGCGGCGACGGGGGCGACGGCGGCGGCGAACAGGCCGCTCAGCATGCGCTCGAGGTAGAGCTGGGCCAGGGTTCGCGCGGCGGCGAACATCAACATGCTCAGGGCGAAGCCGACCAGGCCCGCGAGCAGCACCGGCTTTCGACCGATCCGGTCGCTCAGCCGGCCCCATAAGGGCGCGAAGACGGCGACCGCCAACATGTAGAGGCCGGTGAGCCCCCCAGCATGGAACGCGACGTCGTCGATGTGGCCTCCAGGCGCGCCGCGAACGAGGCTCGGGATTTGCGGCAGCACCAGCCCGTAGCCGGCCGAGACCGTGAATACGGCGACAAGCAGGGCGGGAAAGACGAAGCGGCGGGGCCCGAAGGGCGGTGCGGCCGAGGGCGTCACGGGTCTCTCACGTCTCGGTCCCATCTCGTGTTCTGCGACGGACGACGCTCGCCCTCGCCGGTCTGCAGTCCCGCCTAAGTGAGGTCGCCCAACTCAGGCCGCGCCGAGTGTCTTCGGCTTCGGCCCGGCCGGCTTCAGGGTTTTAGGATGACCTGGGTCGGCGGCAACTCATGGCGATAATCCTCCCTGGCTTCGAGATGGACTGATGATCGTGGGATCAGATCAGCATCCGCGCCGCCGCCGGCGTGGGTCGCTGGTCTGGCCGCTCTCCGCCGGAACCGCCGCATGGCCGGCATGACCGTCGGCGCCGCCGCCTTTTTCCTGACCTTGCGCCCGTCGGTTACCGACATGACGGTGGCCATGGCCGAAGAGGTGCACGGCGACGAACCCGCCTATGAGCAGGATCCAGATCCAGTTGTTCGAAAGCCATCCCATGTCCCGCTCCTTGTACGAGCGTCCGCCGCTTGTCATCGCGACCGGCGTGGACGTCGATGCGGTTGATCTGTGGCTAAGGACGCAGGTGGCGCCTTGGGATTACGAGGGTTGCGGGAATCTCTGTGACATCCGCATCAATCTCATCGGGCGAGCTTCCGGCCTCGGAAGAAGGCTCGGTGAAGCCAAGCTAGCCTCCTTCGGGCAGAGGGACGACGGTGGTCAGTGGGCGTGAGCAGAGTGGTCTTCGGGCATGGCCATGCCGGGCATGTCGCGCATCATCGTGTCGTGGTCTTCCGGGGCGCTCTTGACGGCCGCCTGATATTGGGCGGGGGAGAGGGATGGGAGCGTCCGCACGAAGGCGACCATGTCCCAGATCAGGTCGTCGCTGTGGGTGCGGCCCCAGGCCGGCATGGCCGTCATCTTCACACCGTGCTTGATGATCCAAAACTGTTGCTGCGGCGCGCGCGGGAGGCGGCCACTGAGCTCGGGCGCCGCCGGATAGAGGCCCTGGCTGATCTCCGTCCTCTCCATACCCGGCGCCAGGTGGCAGCCGCTGCACATCTCGGCGTAGAGCCCGGCGCCCTTGCCGATACGACCCGGGTCGTTCAAATCTCGCGGAAGGGCGATTGCGCGGGCCCTCACCGCGATGGATCGGTCGCGCAGCGTCTGCATCGCCCAATAGACGGGCTTGGTGTGCGGCGCGTCTGCGCCGATGTTGTAGGCGCCTGTAAAGACGAAGGCGCCGATGAACCCACCGACCACCAGGACAATGAGGATCACGAAGGCGGTGCTCGGCAGATGTCGCCGAAGGTCAAACGGCTCTCTGGACAACGGCTCTCTGGACATGGTGGCTCCCCGGCGCGCAGGTTTCGGCGTCTTTGAACGACGCCCTCCTATCGAGGATACGCGCCACCCGGCGGCCGGCCCTCACGCCAGACTGGCGGCGACGACGCAACGCGCCTCGAATGTCCTTCCCTAAGGACCGCCGCTGCGGCCGATGCCGCGTACAAGCTTGAGCGTGAACCAGAGGGCCAGGCCGTAGCCGAGGGCGGCGAGCAGCGGCAGGTCGCCGAGAATCCGCGGGCCGATGCTGTGCTGCATCAGCAGCGAGGCGGCGACATAGAGGCCGAGGGTCACCAGGGCCAGGGCGATCCGATCGGCCCCCAGGCTCATCCGGCGTACGGCGTCGGGGACCTCGGGCAGGCGGATCGGCACCGCCAGGCCCGCTTGATCCTGCACGCGGTGAAGCGCCTTCGCCGCCAGGCTGGGCGCGGCCCGCGCCGCCGCGGCGACTTCCCACTTCAGCCGCACCAGACCGCTGTCGTCGGTCAAGGCCGCGCCGGCCTTGCCGACGAACAATTCTTCGCCGCTCGCCGTCAGCGCCTGCACCACGTCAAGGGTCGGGTCGAGGAGGCGCAGCGAGCCTTCAGCGGTGAACACCGTGCGCACCAGCGCCGCGAGATGCGGCGGCAGGGCCACGGCGCCGCCGCCGCCCAGGCGCGCCACGGCGAGCATGACCGCGGCGATCGACCACTCCTCGAGCGGCGCGCCGGTGAGATCGGCCAGGATCGCCTCCACGCCTTGGGCGACGGCGGCCCGATCGGCCGACGCGGCGATCAGGCCGAGGTCGATCGCGGCCTGGGTCAGCCATTCGGGATCCTGGTGGATGAAGCCCTGGACGAAGCTCATCAGCGCTTGACGCGAGCGGCGGTCGAGCCAGCCGACCGCGCCGAAATCGTGGAAGCAGAGCCGGCCATCTTCCATCACGAAGATGTTGCCCGGGTGCGGATCGGCGTGGAACAGACCGACCCCGAAGAACTGCGCCATGTAGAAGTCGACAAAGCCCCGCGCGAGGCGGTCGGCTTGCGGCTTCAGGTCCGGATCCTCGAGGCGCCGCCCCTGGCTCATCGCCTGGACGAGCGCGTCGGCTGAGGAGAGGCCGTCGACGACGTCGGGAATGAAGACGGTCGGCGATCCTGCGAACGCGCGGGCGAAGCGGCGGATGTTGCGGGCTTCC is a window encoding:
- a CDS encoding RNA polymerase sigma factor: MSRPKRGGATPPAGGPPPPKDGDSAVKPADAAVRRVLVECHRDMLWFLQRRLRNRQDAEDVLQTFVARALDRSDDLREIRSVRGWLSRILASTLADHQRRTARRGGRETAMDPADLEQLLVEPDEELDSQVCACLYRLLPTLKPAYAEVIWRIDLLDEPRDRVAASLGLTLNTINVRLHRGRQALRRRLEEICLTCPVHGFLDCRCEEAERGRELRDRLRSHSSSA
- a CDS encoding type II glyceraldehyde-3-phosphate dehydrogenase, with product MPQADNIRVAVVGYGVIGKRVAAGVALQDDMTLVGVADVATDWRLHAAIRKGVALYGATAEAAEAMDRAGLPVAGGLDALVGAADVVVDCTPKHVGAANAELYRRTGKPFIVQGGEKHAVTGHSFVAESSYAGAVGRPATRVVSCNTTSIVRTLTALKRAGLLRRARGTLLRRATDPWESDHSGIMNTLVPEPEIPSHQGPDAQSVDPALDVVTMAVKVPETIAHLHYWSVQMTRAASKDEVIAAFLASSRIAPIQTSDGLVALNTVKEMMADLGRPHDNLYEVALWTDMLKVQGDELFYAYMVDNQAIVIPETLDAVRALSGRVDAAASIAKTDASLGVGELIRPRPSDRTGAAAQVRGSAAAKS
- a CDS encoding cyclopropane-fatty-acyl-phospholipid synthase family protein, whose amino-acid sequence is MTRRPAAHAHLKGTIMMQDVKEALGVVLPSRTAFGLLAALLRRTIHYGSLVVIDPWDERHAFGTGEAPFATVRIADPREPARLLANPSLRVGEAYMDEGLIIEEGTLRDFLLIAVAAGGEVAKDAQAVRDLAAPIRRITRLNSIARARANVAHHYDLSEALYRTFLDEDLQYSCAYFPDGDESLEQAQAKKKRHLAAKLRLRPGARVLDIGSGWGGLALELARRHGVEVDGVTLSQEQLKVAQARAAEEGLQDRVRFHLRDYRQEADSYDRIVSVGMFEHVGAPHFIEFFDTVSRLLAPDGVAVIHAIGRKEPPAAADPWIDKYVFPGGYCPSLSEVFAAVEKSGLWVADVEILRLHYAETLQRWSERFQASRAKAAALYDERFCRMWEYYLAVCEAAFRVGGLMVFQIQLARDIRALPLSRDYMVDDERQPASRASASDVAVADPARPARPRASTEQIHASG
- a CDS encoding MFS transporter, which encodes MTPSAAPPFGPRRFVFPALLVAVFTVSAGYGLVLPQIPSLVRGAPGGHIDDVAFHAGGLTGLYMLAVAVFAPLWGRLSDRIGRKPVLLAGLVGFALSMLMFAAARTLAQLYLERMLSGLFAAAVAPVAAAYVADLAPTDQWRAHRLARLNMAAIAGFVLGPIFSAAVAAAGKITSPLAAPLVATGALALGAAALLARISTAPSAPAGATQLGRSASASSAVVLLGLSFAVAFAVGTFEVGLAARSTEANARELAVMFSVCSLVMFGAQAAVFSPLTRAERTSKLLGPGFLLIAIALVLAPRVSGFAPALAVVGLLAASAGATSPVLAYWQSIVSGRRQGSGLGDQTALASLGQALGSATGGVLLGSRLADPFLIAAAVALTAALVGALAAPRLSSAVPSRAPSKASARL
- a CDS encoding c-type cytochrome, which encodes MSREPLSREPFDLRRHLPSTAFVILIVLVVGGFIGAFVFTGAYNIGADAPHTKPVYWAMQTLRDRSIAVRARAIALPRDLNDPGRIGKGAGLYAEMCSGCHLAPGMERTEISQGLYPAAPELSGRLPRAPQQQFWIIKHGVKMTAMPAWGRTHSDDLIWDMVAFVRTLPSLSPAQYQAAVKSAPEDHDTMMRDMPGMAMPEDHSAHAH
- a CDS encoding ABC1 kinase family protein, producing MRLAVTAMEDRFRRDATAPALPVALRRALEGLGPTFVKLGQALGQRRDLLPAAWIVELSRLQDAAAPFPGEEARRLVERALGRPIDDMFARFEVQPLAAASVAQVHRAQLRDGRDVVVKVLRPHVRAQIDQDMRVLLSLAGLATTLVPRLRERRTVELVHELWRNLRKETDLKEEARNIRRFARAFAGSPTVFIPDVVDGLSSADALVQAMSQGRRLEDPDLKPQADRLARGFVDFYMAQFFGVGLFHADPHPGNIFVMEDGRLCFHDFGAVGWLDRRSRQALMSFVQGFIHQDPEWLTQAAIDLGLIAASADRAAVAQGVEAILADLTGAPLEEWSIAAVMLAVARLGGGGAVALPPHLAALVRTVFTAEGSLRLLDPTLDVVQALTASGEELFVGKAGAALTDDSGLVRLKWEVAAAARAAPSLAAKALHRVQDQAGLAVPIRLPEVPDAVRRMSLGADRIALALVTLGLYVAASLLMQHSIGPRILGDLPLLAALGYGLALWFTLKLVRGIGRSGGP